The following proteins are encoded in a genomic region of Dyadobacter sp. UC 10:
- a CDS encoding DEAD/DEAH box helicase — MKVSPSEPFKIVYSILNHEYLGYIFESFAVQLNVQGEFTFQIQNISSKNVKEFRSGLDSRDIELVKLIDDIQQDLVLRKFNTKKLSAVDFFLKVYDPQKGDKLIQEAIAGYLENCKARILEKLSGKDIFIMGSDGNPLWKRVEVEPEKASIRFHFVRNEDNTHYFPTIRYKYQKLEFQYKNAFLICEDPAWLIVDGHLYSFEGNVDGKKIKPFLNKKFIAIPGQVEEQYYGRFVAPLIASYNVVARGFEIRNVSSSPKTILTISEFSSTPKKAAVLFQDSEDVEVLEEEDNDVAFDLSFQYAGFSFHYDSFAHPSSVHMEKRGNDYFFNKVRRSIDVEGENVRMLKEWGLNMRSGKLQMPKSQAFGWLQSNANMLAENGIIVRQNTSDSKRYFLGYSSLDISIQEGRDWFDINAKVRFGEFEIPFIELRNYILNRKKEFLLPNGEVAVIPEWWFTKYSEFFSFTEHSGHDDAFRLRMHHLALVQELQEENLATAVISRKLENLRNFQQIEPVVPPVNFKGTLRPYQKTGYDWLQFLKQYRLGGCLADDMGLGKTVQTLALLQSEKENGTGSPSMLIMPTSLLYNWQLEAKRFTPDLKVLLYTGTNREKDTSQFDQYDLILTSYGIVRLDIDIIENYRFNYVILDESQAIKNPASIITKAVRKLNSTHRLVLTGTPVENNTLDLWSQMTFVNPGLLGNQTFFRDEFQIPIEKKGDEEKTKRLYNLIKPFILRRLKSQVATDLPEKVESVQYCDMSDEQEKAYEEAKAYYRNLILQSIDKEGISRSQLVVLQGLTKLRQLANHPVMVDPEYQFGSGKFEDILHKMQTVMSEDHKILIFSQYIKHLDLFRHYLDENQTKYAYLDGSTKDRQEQVETFQGREDIKIFLISLKAGGLGLNLTAADYVFILDPWWNPAIEAQAVDRAHRIGQDRTVFTYKFITKNSVEEKILALQRTKKQLADDLISNEEGFIKSLSREDVLNLLA; from the coding sequence ATGAAAGTATCTCCCTCTGAGCCATTCAAGATTGTATATTCAATTCTGAACCATGAGTATTTGGGGTATATTTTTGAATCATTCGCCGTTCAGCTGAATGTCCAGGGAGAATTTACGTTTCAGATCCAGAATATCTCTTCAAAAAATGTAAAAGAATTCAGGAGCGGGCTTGATAGCCGGGATATTGAACTTGTGAAGCTGATCGACGATATTCAGCAGGACCTGGTTTTGCGGAAATTCAATACCAAAAAATTAAGCGCTGTTGACTTTTTCCTTAAAGTATATGACCCTCAGAAAGGTGACAAATTAATACAGGAAGCGATTGCAGGTTACCTCGAGAACTGCAAGGCAAGGATACTTGAAAAGCTCTCCGGAAAGGATATTTTCATCATGGGAAGCGATGGTAACCCGCTATGGAAACGCGTCGAAGTCGAGCCTGAGAAAGCCTCTATTCGCTTCCATTTCGTTAGAAATGAGGATAATACCCACTATTTCCCTACCATCAGGTATAAATATCAAAAGCTTGAATTTCAGTATAAAAACGCATTCCTGATCTGCGAAGATCCGGCATGGCTGATCGTCGACGGACATTTGTATAGTTTTGAGGGTAATGTCGACGGTAAGAAGATTAAGCCGTTTTTGAATAAAAAATTCATTGCGATACCCGGTCAGGTGGAGGAGCAATACTACGGTCGCTTTGTGGCCCCGCTGATCGCTTCTTACAATGTGGTAGCAAGGGGTTTCGAAATCCGGAACGTATCGTCTTCGCCAAAGACCATTCTGACGATCTCGGAATTTTCTTCTACACCTAAAAAAGCGGCTGTGCTTTTTCAGGATTCGGAAGATGTGGAAGTGCTGGAAGAAGAAGATAATGATGTCGCCTTTGACCTGTCGTTTCAATATGCAGGTTTTTCCTTTCACTATGACAGCTTTGCGCACCCTTCCAGTGTTCATATGGAAAAAAGGGGGAATGACTACTTTTTCAATAAGGTAAGGCGCAGCATAGATGTGGAAGGTGAAAATGTACGAATGCTGAAAGAATGGGGCTTGAATATGCGGAGCGGGAAACTGCAGATGCCAAAATCTCAAGCTTTCGGCTGGCTGCAAAGCAATGCTAACATGCTGGCCGAAAACGGAATCATCGTTCGTCAGAACACCAGCGACAGCAAACGCTATTTTCTGGGTTATTCTTCGCTGGATATTTCCATTCAGGAAGGGCGGGATTGGTTTGATATCAATGCAAAAGTCAGGTTCGGGGAATTTGAAATTCCTTTTATCGAGCTCAGGAACTACATTTTAAATCGTAAAAAGGAATTCCTGCTTCCAAACGGTGAAGTGGCGGTCATTCCCGAGTGGTGGTTTACCAAATATTCCGAATTCTTTTCATTTACCGAACATTCGGGGCACGACGATGCATTCCGCCTCAGGATGCACCACCTCGCGCTGGTCCAGGAGTTGCAGGAAGAAAACCTGGCGACTGCGGTGATCAGCCGGAAACTGGAAAACCTGCGCAATTTTCAGCAGATCGAGCCGGTAGTTCCTCCGGTGAATTTCAAAGGCACGCTGCGCCCCTATCAGAAAACGGGTTACGACTGGCTGCAATTTCTCAAACAATATCGTCTTGGGGGTTGTCTGGCAGATGATATGGGTTTGGGAAAAACGGTACAGACGCTGGCATTGCTGCAATCTGAGAAGGAAAATGGCACCGGCAGTCCGTCGATGCTCATCATGCCGACCTCGCTGCTCTACAACTGGCAGCTGGAAGCAAAACGTTTTACGCCCGACCTGAAAGTGCTGCTTTACACGGGCACAAACCGCGAGAAAGATACTTCTCAATTTGATCAGTACGATCTGATCCTGACATCCTACGGAATTGTGCGGCTGGATATTGATATCATTGAAAATTACCGGTTTAATTATGTTATCCTTGATGAATCGCAGGCTATTAAAAATCCTGCCTCAATAATCACAAAGGCAGTCCGGAAGCTCAATTCCACGCACAGGCTGGTATTGACAGGTACGCCGGTGGAGAATAATACCCTGGATCTTTGGTCGCAAATGACATTTGTGAACCCCGGCTTACTAGGTAATCAGACCTTTTTCAGGGACGAATTTCAAATACCTATCGAAAAAAAGGGTGACGAGGAAAAGACAAAACGGCTTTATAATCTGATCAAACCATTCATTTTGAGAAGATTAAAATCGCAGGTTGCGACTGATCTGCCGGAGAAAGTGGAAAGCGTTCAGTATTGCGATATGTCGGACGAACAGGAGAAAGCTTATGAAGAAGCGAAGGCATATTATCGCAATCTGATCCTGCAAAGTATTGACAAAGAAGGCATTTCAAGATCTCAACTCGTAGTGCTGCAAGGTCTGACCAAGCTGCGCCAGCTCGCAAATCACCCTGTAATGGTCGATCCGGAATATCAGTTTGGCTCAGGGAAGTTTGAAGATATACTGCACAAGATGCAGACTGTCATGAGTGAAGATCATAAAATATTGATTTTCAGCCAGTATATCAAGCATCTGGATCTATTCAGACACTACCTAGACGAGAATCAAACCAAGTACGCCTATCTCGACGGATCAACCAAAGACCGACAGGAGCAGGTAGAGACTTTCCAGGGTCGGGAAGACATTAAGATATTTTTGATCTCCTTAAAAGCAGGTGGATTGGGCCTCAACCTGACCGCAGCCGACTATGTATTCATTCTCGATCCCTGGTGGAATCCTGCTATCGAAGCCCAGGCCGTGGATCGCGCACACCGGATCGGCCAGGATCGCACGGTATTTACCTATAAGTTTATTACGAAAAATTCGGTGGAAGAGAAGATCCTTGCTTTGCAGCGGACTAAAAAGCAACTCGCCGATGATCTTATTTCTAACGAAGAAGGATTTATCAAATCGCTGAGCCGGGAAGATGTATTGAACTTGCTGGCGTAA
- a CDS encoding DUF6252 family protein, with product MKTLQIAFLIVFISMIGLTSCSKKSDEVNPEPAPSGAGFRVKVDGKEYAPDFSYALANFPGNDKYYAIYGLDSKTSDIVAIALPNTVNEGTFPINEVNFAVLTMNKEDFSTINGGEGTITISKKTATNIVGTFSFTAVDATGTKKRTLTDGSFNVNVKL from the coding sequence ATGAAAACTTTACAAATCGCATTCCTTATTGTCTTTATTAGCATGATTGGTCTGACATCGTGCAGCAAAAAATCGGACGAAGTAAATCCTGAACCTGCACCGTCTGGAGCAGGTTTCCGGGTGAAAGTAGATGGAAAGGAATATGCGCCTGATTTTTCTTATGCCCTCGCCAATTTTCCTGGTAACGATAAATATTACGCGATCTATGGGCTTGATAGCAAAACCAGTGATATCGTCGCGATCGCACTTCCTAATACAGTAAACGAAGGCACTTTTCCGATCAACGAAGTAAATTTCGCAGTGCTTACCATGAATAAGGAAGACTTTTCAACGATTAATGGCGGGGAAGGCACGATCACGATCTCTAAAAAGACGGCTACCAATATCGTAGGAACATTCAGTTTCACCGCTGTCGACGCCACCGGGACTAAAAAACGCACACTGACCGACGGAAGCTTTAATGTGAACGTCAAGTTATAA
- a CDS encoding ATP-binding protein: MERLDKRVAGSLTRFYVVALCVVALLTISGLFLIRRTISSLNHDSRVVNVAGRQRMLSQRLTKLALLKANKTAPQDRVQFSSLLNQWKTSHEQLASRRLPIENGIVTWKSAALDTMFRELEPVFSEMYSQFLAIDQDSSASPQMQIALQVVLRNEPLYLGKMDRIVFQFDQESFQRLENLERIEWILDIMTILVLLAEGLLIFRPVVNTTRRVVRMLTESEVALQLSNQKLKEANLQLLDAQNELLRVEEEKYELQLAEDRIRAASLIEGQEEERKRFALELHDGIGQMLTGLKLHAEKLKSVQFHDEKNQRRFEQLVSLIQDIIQTTRQISFNLMPSVLNDFGLTSALKLLCDQTTEVSGAKVDFEGNTNERIPMSRVMETSLYRIAQEALNNALKHAQASGIKIKLEHTGNRVILEIADNGKGFSLDKVKTEKHSFATGNGMENIRTRSQLLNGKIEIISRIDGGTKLVLEVDL, from the coding sequence ATGGAGAGACTCGACAAACGGGTAGCAGGAAGTCTGACCAGGTTTTATGTAGTAGCACTCTGCGTAGTCGCATTGCTGACTATCAGTGGGTTATTCTTAATTCGGAGAACGATCAGCAGCCTGAACCACGATAGTCGCGTCGTGAATGTCGCCGGCAGGCAGCGAATGCTCAGCCAGCGGCTTACCAAGCTTGCTTTACTTAAAGCGAATAAAACTGCGCCGCAGGATCGTGTTCAGTTTTCGTCCCTTTTAAATCAATGGAAAACCAGTCACGAGCAGCTGGCTAGCCGGAGGTTACCTATTGAAAATGGCATTGTAACCTGGAAAAGCGCGGCACTGGATACGATGTTCCGGGAACTGGAACCTGTATTCAGTGAAATGTACAGCCAGTTTCTGGCGATTGATCAGGATAGTAGTGCCTCCCCGCAAATGCAAATTGCATTACAGGTGGTTCTTAGAAATGAGCCGTTGTATCTGGGCAAGATGGACAGGATCGTTTTCCAGTTTGACCAGGAAAGCTTTCAACGGCTCGAAAACCTGGAAAGAATAGAGTGGATACTCGATATTATGACCATTCTGGTTTTGCTGGCGGAGGGTTTGCTGATTTTCCGGCCGGTGGTCAACACGACCAGGAGAGTTGTGCGGATGTTGACCGAGTCGGAAGTCGCATTGCAGCTATCTAACCAAAAATTAAAAGAAGCAAACCTGCAACTGCTTGATGCACAGAATGAATTGTTGCGGGTGGAGGAAGAAAAATACGAGCTTCAACTGGCTGAGGACCGGATCCGGGCCGCTTCGCTGATCGAAGGCCAGGAGGAGGAGCGGAAAAGATTTGCACTGGAACTGCACGATGGCATCGGCCAAATGCTCACCGGGCTCAAACTGCATGCGGAGAAATTGAAGTCGGTTCAATTTCACGACGAAAAAAATCAGAGGCGATTTGAACAGCTGGTTTCTTTGATCCAGGATATTATCCAAACCACCCGCCAGATTTCCTTCAATTTAATGCCTTCGGTACTGAATGATTTTGGCCTTACCTCTGCTTTGAAATTACTCTGCGACCAGACTACCGAAGTTTCCGGGGCAAAGGTTGATTTTGAAGGAAATACTAACGAGCGGATCCCGATGAGCCGCGTTATGGAAACGAGTCTGTACCGCATTGCACAGGAAGCATTGAATAATGCCTTGAAGCACGCGCAGGCCAGCGGGATCAAGATTAAATTGGAACACACCGGGAATCGTGTTATTTTGGAGATCGCGGACAATGGAAAAGGGTTTTCGCTGGATAAAGTCAAAACCGAAAAGCATTCATTTGCGACAGGGAACGGGATGGAGAACATCCGCACCAGAAGCCAGCTCCTCAATGGAAAAATAGAGATCATTTCCAGAATTGACGGGGGCACTAAACTGGTCCTGGAAGTTGATTTATGA
- the nirD gene encoding nitrite reductase small subunit NirD, which yields METQTNIDTQVTWHIACHVSDIPEDGGGCAFIDGKQIAIFNFARRGEWYATDNECPHRQQMAVSRGMIGSHDGEPKVACPFHKKTFSLQTGQCFNDDAYQIKTFPVMVRENLVYIGL from the coding sequence ATGGAAACCCAAACTAACATTGATACGCAAGTAACATGGCATATCGCCTGCCATGTAAGCGATATTCCCGAAGATGGCGGCGGCTGCGCGTTTATCGACGGCAAACAAATCGCTATATTTAACTTTGCCCGGCGGGGTGAATGGTATGCGACCGATAATGAATGTCCGCACAGACAGCAAATGGCAGTTTCGCGCGGGATGATCGGGAGCCACGACGGCGAGCCGAAAGTGGCTTGTCCTTTTCACAAAAAGACGTTTTCATTACAGACCGGGCAGTGTTTCAATGACGATGCCTATCAAATCAAAACTTTCCCGGTGATGGTCAGGGAAAACCTGGTGTACATCGGATTATGA
- a CDS encoding two-component regulator propeller domain-containing protein, translated as MRHFRVFLLVLITCMNTIAQMPILTLEHLTTKEGLPSNDIWCITKDKQGFLWIGTGRNICRYDGYQFLRLDSLSLGLCSGISTDSKGDIYTSVDTRGIVKIDIKTLDVKTVARNDYDDADQGNDLHEQAMVDSFDQVWICDYTSVKRYDPATKKIHRYTFTSVPGGNVYQYASFFEGSDKTLWIVSELGLFKYDRRVDKLICVLGERADLPQNRVLVRLSRASEDAAGNLWIGGYEYGLVRFSPADQSFEIIKKGFEQNSVICARESRDENGRRLLFIGTNDGISVFYPDTKKLYHLPEFYSNGIKIKDIYHDKGNGILWIGTSAGIYKYRYRNIGIRTVVIPANIVRLPVQITNIQSGPAGKWLLGLSHSGALEWTVSTNQFRHIALPVEANVQQIRWINSRPFAFTDKGIFAGDLAKGKFERWQPALTLFKNQDFRDGLVDGKGRIWIASLNEGLKVIDPTSNREISLWDKKDGAELTRESYIKSIVEGKDGKIWIASCSRGLFFFDEKSRKFTNIEKLPENSGQKIGGDCINGLQVAADGSILIASWGGVSKLSAGGRILNTFEFNSAALKDTYCANIAETPDGNLWFSTNEGIHIANLKTGRIRYLTTIEGLRSNAPVGFFYSPENELLLGHINSFNILNIRQLNRHSTKPQIVLSTVEVKGKTWKQDLAREIVLHPDENAVTFNFSTLNFEPASQNHYTYQLEGFDSGWIELGNQNTISFTNLPARTYTLRVKSSNSSGVTSEKPLVVLLTVKPYFTNTWFFRTLIGLAIAALIVGMMRWRVNTLAERNKLDLQIAEWRLKALQSQMNPHFLFNSLNSVQNYLLTNRGVEGAKYLSKFSKLVRRIMENSNHQYLSFEKIIDTLKMYVEIESFRFNHEFTYTFDIEENEMLLDTQLPPMLLQPYVENAIWHGLMPKEGEKKLSITAGLRDKHIVCTIEDNGVGREFAPRSEGHISRGQEMTRGIFDSLRRKDSDASLELVDLFDENNKPAGTRVIMIIPITNV; from the coding sequence ATGAGGCATTTCAGGGTTTTCCTTCTGGTTTTGATAACCTGCATGAACACCATTGCCCAAATGCCGATCCTGACGCTGGAACACCTGACTACCAAAGAAGGGCTGCCTTCCAATGATATCTGGTGCATCACCAAGGACAAGCAGGGTTTTTTATGGATCGGCACCGGCCGAAATATCTGCCGGTACGACGGTTACCAATTTCTCCGGCTCGATAGTCTTTCGCTGGGCCTCTGCTCCGGAATCTCAACTGACTCAAAAGGAGATATTTATACATCGGTTGATACCAGGGGGATCGTGAAGATCGATATCAAAACCCTCGACGTAAAGACCGTCGCCCGTAATGATTATGACGATGCAGATCAGGGAAATGACCTGCACGAACAGGCAATGGTCGATTCTTTTGACCAGGTTTGGATTTGCGACTACACTTCCGTGAAACGCTATGATCCGGCCACGAAGAAAATTCATCGCTACACCTTCACTTCTGTACCGGGTGGAAACGTATACCAATATGCGAGCTTCTTTGAGGGGTCAGACAAAACCCTGTGGATCGTGTCAGAATTAGGCCTTTTCAAATATGACCGCAGGGTCGACAAGCTCATCTGTGTGTTGGGAGAGCGCGCTGATTTGCCTCAAAACCGCGTTCTCGTGAGGCTGAGCCGGGCTTCTGAAGACGCAGCCGGCAACCTTTGGATCGGTGGTTACGAATATGGACTGGTCCGTTTTTCACCGGCTGATCAGTCATTTGAGATCATTAAAAAGGGTTTTGAGCAAAATAGCGTGATCTGTGCGCGTGAATCGCGGGATGAAAATGGACGCAGGTTACTATTCATTGGAACAAACGATGGCATCAGCGTATTTTATCCTGATACTAAAAAACTCTATCATCTTCCTGAATTTTATAGTAACGGTATCAAAATCAAGGATATATACCATGATAAGGGAAATGGAATACTTTGGATCGGGACCAGCGCCGGCATTTACAAATACCGTTACCGCAATATCGGAATACGCACTGTTGTGATCCCGGCGAATATCGTCAGACTTCCTGTCCAGATCACGAATATCCAGTCGGGACCGGCGGGGAAATGGCTGCTTGGACTTTCACATTCCGGCGCACTTGAATGGACAGTATCTACGAATCAATTCCGGCACATTGCACTGCCTGTCGAAGCTAATGTGCAGCAGATCAGGTGGATAAATAGCCGCCCGTTTGCATTTACCGACAAAGGGATTTTTGCAGGCGATTTGGCCAAAGGAAAATTTGAGCGTTGGCAGCCTGCATTGACATTATTCAAAAACCAGGATTTCCGCGACGGGCTGGTTGACGGGAAAGGAAGGATTTGGATTGCCAGTCTGAATGAGGGATTGAAAGTAATAGACCCGACGAGCAATCGTGAGATCAGCCTCTGGGATAAAAAAGACGGTGCAGAGCTGACCCGTGAAAGCTATATTAAGTCCATCGTGGAAGGTAAAGATGGCAAAATATGGATCGCCAGCTGTTCCAGAGGGCTTTTCTTTTTTGACGAGAAAAGCAGAAAATTTACCAACATCGAAAAGCTGCCCGAAAATAGTGGACAAAAAATTGGGGGAGATTGTATAAATGGATTACAGGTCGCCGCCGACGGTTCTATTCTGATCGCCAGCTGGGGCGGGGTTTCTAAACTATCTGCGGGTGGCCGGATATTGAATACGTTTGAGTTTAACTCGGCTGCGCTGAAAGATACCTATTGCGCTAATATCGCCGAAACACCGGACGGTAATCTCTGGTTCAGTACCAACGAGGGTATCCACATTGCCAATCTAAAAACCGGCAGGATCAGGTACCTCACCACGATTGAAGGGCTTCGGAGCAATGCGCCTGTAGGTTTTTTTTATAGTCCTGAAAATGAGCTGCTGCTTGGTCATATCAATTCTTTTAATATACTGAATATCAGGCAGCTTAACAGGCATTCGACGAAGCCTCAGATTGTGCTGAGCACGGTAGAAGTGAAAGGGAAAACTTGGAAGCAGGATTTGGCCCGGGAGATCGTGCTGCATCCGGATGAAAATGCGGTTACTTTTAATTTTTCAACACTCAATTTCGAGCCGGCTTCCCAAAATCACTACACTTACCAGCTGGAAGGTTTTGACTCTGGCTGGATTGAGCTGGGCAACCAGAATACCATTTCATTCACCAATCTCCCTGCGCGGACTTACACCCTCCGCGTCAAGAGCAGCAATAGCTCAGGGGTAACAAGCGAAAAACCGCTGGTTGTCCTGTTGACCGTCAAGCCTTATTTTACAAATACCTGGTTTTTCAGGACACTCATTGGTCTGGCTATCGCAGCGCTGATCGTGGGTATGATGCGCTGGCGCGTGAATACGCTGGCGGAGCGCAATAAGCTCGACCTGCAAATCGCGGAATGGAGATTAAAAGCGCTTCAATCGCAAATGAACCCACATTTCTTGTTCAATTCTCTCAATTCGGTACAGAATTATCTGCTGACCAATCGCGGCGTGGAAGGCGCGAAGTACCTGTCGAAGTTCTCCAAGCTGGTCAGGCGGATCATGGAAAATTCGAACCACCAGTATTTGTCTTTCGAAAAAATCATTGACACGCTCAAAATGTATGTGGAGATCGAATCTTTCCGGTTCAACCACGAGTTTACCTACACGTTTGATATCGAAGAAAACGAAATGCTGCTCGACACCCAGCTGCCGCCCATGCTCCTGCAACCTTATGTTGAAAATGCAATATGGCACGGTCTGATGCCGAAAGAAGGGGAGAAAAAATTGAGCATTACGGCCGGGCTGCGGGATAAGCATATTGTTTGCACGATCGAGGACAATGGAGTAGGGAGGGAGTTTGCGCCGAGGTCGGAAGGACATATTTCCCGCGGACAGGAAATGACAAGAGGCATTTTTGATTCGCTGCGCAGAAAGGATAGCGATGCCAGTCTCGAACTGGTGGATCTTTTCGACGAGAATAACAAGCCCGCCGGAACGCGGGTAATCATGATAATTCCAATTACTAACGTTTGA
- a CDS encoding response regulator transcription factor: protein MPIRILVVDDHSVVRQGIITLLEDEEDLRIAGEASDGDEVWDMVEKVNPDLILLDLTMPRLSGLDVIKQIVPAFPHVKILVFSMHTNPDYILTSALSGASGYLQKDTGRDEMLRAIRAIAKGELYFPPYASSIIIRKLLKQVLVTPQPEPEAAELEGKFVWNILTPREQQILKCLIEGMSSKDIAEKFEISSNTVANQRASIMKKTNVKNTAELVSLALKK from the coding sequence ATGCCGATCAGGATATTGGTTGTTGACGACCATTCTGTTGTAAGACAAGGGATTATCACTTTGCTGGAAGACGAAGAGGACCTGCGTATCGCGGGCGAAGCTTCCGATGGGGATGAAGTGTGGGATATGGTCGAAAAAGTGAATCCGGACCTGATCCTGCTCGACCTGACCATGCCGCGCCTGTCGGGATTGGATGTGATCAAACAGATAGTCCCCGCCTTTCCGCATGTTAAAATACTGGTTTTCAGTATGCATACCAATCCAGACTATATTCTCACTTCCGCGTTAAGTGGCGCCTCGGGTTATCTTCAAAAAGATACGGGCCGAGACGAAATGCTGCGTGCGATCCGTGCTATTGCAAAGGGCGAGCTGTATTTTCCACCTTATGCCTCGTCCATTATCATTCGCAAGTTGCTTAAACAAGTATTGGTTACGCCGCAACCAGAGCCGGAAGCCGCAGAGCTGGAAGGAAAATTCGTTTGGAATATCCTGACGCCCCGCGAGCAACAGATCCTCAAATGCCTGATCGAAGGAATGAGCAGCAAGGATATTGCCGAAAAGTTCGAAATCAGCTCCAATACCGTTGCTAACCAGCGGGCAAGTATCATGAAGAAAACGAATGTGAAGAATACCGCAGAGCTGGTCAGCCTGGCACTGAAGAAATAA
- a CDS encoding LytR/AlgR family response regulator transcription factor — protein sequence MDQPLRALIIDDETNAREALANLLQLICPEVEICGQARNADQGIGLIREKKPDLIFLDIQMPGKSGFDLLATFDKIDFGVIFTTAYQEYAIRAFRFSAIDYLLKPIDPDELQVAVAKFMSKMTKVNPQQIQILQEHLDPTKSPRLIERKRNENQRIALPTAEGIHFIQMTDIIQCESLGSYTKFHLIKGPSIVVSRLLKEYEEILDNYYFFRVHQSNIINLEHIKRYVKGDGGQVWMSNNTEIEVSRRRKEEFLSLLSDFYVNSGKLK from the coding sequence ATGGATCAACCGCTACGCGCTTTAATTATTGATGACGAAACAAATGCCCGCGAGGCGCTCGCAAATCTGCTGCAGCTCATTTGCCCGGAAGTGGAGATCTGCGGGCAGGCCAGGAATGCCGACCAGGGGATCGGGCTGATCCGTGAAAAGAAGCCTGATCTGATATTCCTGGATATTCAAATGCCTGGGAAATCTGGTTTTGACCTGCTGGCGACCTTCGATAAGATCGATTTCGGGGTGATTTTTACAACAGCGTACCAGGAATACGCGATCCGCGCCTTTCGGTTCAGCGCCATTGATTATTTATTGAAACCCATTGACCCCGATGAATTGCAGGTAGCGGTTGCGAAATTTATGTCTAAAATGACGAAGGTAAATCCCCAGCAGATCCAGATTCTGCAGGAACATTTAGACCCTACTAAAAGTCCAAGGCTCATAGAGCGAAAACGCAATGAAAATCAGCGTATCGCGCTTCCCACTGCGGAGGGTATCCATTTTATCCAAATGACCGATATTATCCAGTGCGAGTCGCTGGGTTCCTATACCAAATTTCACCTGATCAAAGGTCCTTCTATTGTGGTATCCCGGTTATTAAAAGAATACGAAGAAATCCTGGACAACTACTATTTCTTCCGCGTTCATCAATCCAATATCATTAATCTGGAACATATTAAGCGGTACGTTAAAGGTGACGGCGGGCAGGTTTGGATGAGTAATAATACCGAAATTGAAGTTTCGCGCCGACGAAAAGAAGAGTTTTTGTCTTTGTTATCAGATTTTTACGTCAATTCAGGAAAGCTGAAATAA